The Engystomops pustulosus chromosome 4, aEngPut4.maternal, whole genome shotgun sequence genome contains a region encoding:
- the LOC140128736 gene encoding olfactory receptor 1500-like, translating into MGYHPLSVLAPIKNNLTSVTEFFLLGFQGSQGFRIFLFFLLLVVYILTLCGNLLIIVLVSTSRSLHTPMYFFISQLSISDIVLSTDIVPKMLNNLLSNGGTITYVGCITQLCFFGTSETSECCLLTVMSYDRYVAICNPLRYSSIITSAYCVKLSTICWFLSLFAIFINKLTTSFLTFCGSNIIDHFFCDLVPLLDIATSGTFIPESEIYILSPFLLIVPIIIITISYIKIIAIILRIPSSINRQKAFSTCSSHLVVVSIFYCTMLSVYLLPTRKYPKLSKILSLLYTVFTPFINPIIYSLRNREIMKALHETVQRHLNL; encoded by the exons ATGGGATATCATccgctatcggtgctagcaccaatc AAGAACAATCTGACTTCGGTCACTGAGTTTTTTCTCCTGGGTTTCCAAGGCAGCCAAGGTTTCCGAATTTTCCTGTTCTTTCTTCTCCTGGTGGTTTACATTCTAACTTtatgtgggaacctcctgatcatcgtcctggtgtccaccagcaggagcctccacactcccatgtacttcttcatctcacagTTGTCCATCAGTGACATTGTGTTATCTACAGATATTGTCCCCAAGATGCTCAATAATCTTCTAAGTAATGGGGGGACCATCACTTATGTTGGTTGTATCACCCAACTTTGTTTTTTTGGCACCTCAGAAACTTCAGAGTGTTGTCTCCTAACGGTGATGTCTtatgacagatatgtggccatctgtaaccccctccgcTACTCCTCCATCATCACAAGTGCCTATTGTGTGAAGTTATCAACTATCTGCTGGTTTCTTAGTCTTTTTGCCATATTTATCAATAAGTTGACAACATCATTTCTTACATTTTGTGGATCCAATATCATtgaccatttcttctgtgatcTTGTTCCATTGTTGGACATCGCCACTTCTGGTACCTTCATTCCAGAATCGGAGATTTATATACTGAGCCCTTTCCTACTTATTGTCCCAATAATCATCATTACAATATCTTACATTAAAATTATTGCCATCATATTAAGGATCCCATCCAGTATCAACAGACAgaaggccttctccacctgtagctcccacctcgtTGTGGTCTCCATATTCTACTGCACCATGTTAAGTGTTTACCTTTTACCAACAAGAAAATACCCAAAACTCAGTAAaatcctctccctgctctatactgtgttTACCCCATTCATTAACCCCATTATCTACAGTCTGAGGAACAGGGAGATTATGAAAGCTTTACATGAAACCGTGCAGAGACACCTTAATCTGTAG